The following nucleotide sequence is from Hirundo rustica isolate bHirRus1 chromosome 15, bHirRus1.pri.v3, whole genome shotgun sequence.
CACGCAGCATGAACTTCTGGGGTGAAGTCACTGGGATAGTGGGCAGCCACGGAGCACAGGATACAGTGGGAAAGCAGCTGTAAGAGAAAGCAGCATGAATTCCATACAATGAGTACCAGGTACCAGTGTAGGGGTGTGCAATGGACCTTGGGCCCTCTGTGCTTGGGGATGACAACTATGTGTCCCAaccaggcagtgctgctgcctgagaTGGGAGTGCAGAAGCACAGTTGTCTTTTGTATAGGGCAAAAGGCACTGCTtcatccctctccctcttctgtgtgccccttcctcccccaaGTGCAACAAAGTGGGACTgtttataatttattaaaactttGTTCAAGACAGGTGATATAGCTTGATGTGTGAGGCAGATTCATGAATTATAGCAAAAACAGCAGAGATTTGAGTCTGTCTAACAGAAACCACCACAGGAGCCCCCCGAGCAGTTCTTTGCCTGCACTGGACCAGAACTTCTATTAAAAGACCCAGTGTCAGGTTAAAAATCATATGAGAAACAGGCTGTGTAGCACAGCCAGGGATCAAGCTGCCATTAGCCCACATGACCCGTGGTCTCTAATTTTGTCATGGCAGTTTCCACCCCTGAAAGCCACTGTGCTCTCTCACCTTGAAGTTCACGGGGTCTACTCTGAGGATGTAAGCATGCAGCTCGCTGAGCTTGGCCAAAGCCCCTCGGATGTTATCGATGTGCTTCACAGCTTCCCCGATGGCATTCATCACCTTGGAGCCATGGCCAcggagctgagctgagccttTGCTCAGATCGAAGTGAGGGAAATAGGTTTTTGTCTGGGGGTAGCTGAGGAAAAGCCTGGAGGAGAACATGAGGAAGAGGGTCAGCAGCAGAACTGGTATGAGGTGGCAAAACCTCAGTACAAGTGCAGTGTAAACCTTCTGCAGCACATGCAGATTAGCAGGTTTATCTGTACACACTAGAGAAGAATTaagtgttaaaaaatatttaaaagttaatGTAGTTTGgggtttagttttgtttggctttgtttttaaaaaataaaagccccaACTTGCCACCAAATTTCCTGTATTATATTATAACCAAGTTTCCAGGACCTTCAAACTAAAATGAGCAAGCCAGAGCTGATATGAATGGTACTCAGCATCCTGAAAGGAAGATCACAATACTTTATATTGATCTGCATATAGCATTTAAATCACTTTGAATAACATAAGAAATTCTGATAATTTCCACACCCTTTTGTGCCAGCTTGCTTAATTGGTATGGACTTTGAATTACTGTGCCATGCTTCATGCAGTGGGTCCAGCTGTCTTGTTTCCTAACAGTTTTTTACTTACCAACTGGAACAATGAAACCTGACCATCCAGTGAATTTAGTGGACAACTATTCTCTTAATGCataaaaattgtaaaagaaaGTGCATCACTTGTCCAATCAACCACTCTAAGTTTATCCCCGAACGGGGATAATGGTGTTTAGGACACTGAGTATGAATGGCTTTGAAATCCTCACCAGTGCCTCTGGCTATGAATTCTGCTGTATGgctataaggaaaaaaacccctctattaaattttttaaaatatcacgGTTTACTGCTAGATTGTGAAGCACTTAGCAGCACAGATATAACTCCTGAAGATTACATATCAGACAGCACAACCCTTTATCAAGTCTCCCTGGTCCCAGCCTGCTCTCACTCACCCAGGTTCTACGTGAGATGCATCCCAATAGCAGAGCCCTCTTTGGAGGCCTGCTGGGCCCTTACCTCTCCAGTGATTCTGCCCCAATGCCATCAGCTTGGTTGGCCACCTTGGCCCAGATGGTGACCACGGCAGCTTTCTCGGCTTGGGTCAGCGTCATTGTGCGGGAGGTGCTGGCTCTGTCCTTTGCAGTGACCGCTCAGAACAGGTTTGGACTCACCCcccctggcagccctggttaTAAAGGGGAAGGGGGAGTGGATCCTGGTGCCTATCCACACTCATTGGTCACTGCAGAGGCCCATCCGTCACTCCAGAGGGAGTGGGGGACGCTTATCTACGGAGAAGCTTTGGCAGGGGTCAGCACACTGCCCTCCTGGCCTGCCAGCCTTATCAGCTTCTTGCTTCTTAACCTAACTGCTCTGTGGTCCAAAGAAATTGTCTACACACGTACTGATACATGAACACAGAGACAGTGCTGCAAAATTCCATTGATGAAGCATTAGGACACATCTTTAAGCTGAGGAGCATGTGGACTCCAGCATAGTAaggagcctggagaggaatCTGATTTCCTCCCTTGGTTCACAGATGTGAATTCAAGACGCTGGGCCTTTCTCACCCAGGCACTTCCAGTATATGTGGCGCATCACGTGCAACATTTCACATAAAATGCTTTGTAGGTAGTGGTAGGGACAGACTGTGAGATCAGTAGTGTAGTTCAGAGGAGaaatgaaattctgattttttaaaagtgcagaTTTTGCCATTTTGCTTCAGGACTTCACTTTGCCAGCCTCCTGCAAAGAATTAGGGACTCACTTTACAATTGTAAACTGCCTGTAGCAGTACTGGTAGTAAGGATGACTTTGGATATAGGAAGAGAGAGTTTGTGAAATTGAGTATGGTGCTAGAAAAAAGAGTGTGTGTGAGAAAGCCCagtcagatttcttttttgtagTCCTCAGACTGCACACCTTTGATTTCTGACTGTGAGATCTTACTGTTAATTGTCCCCTGCACTGTAAAATAGCCCTCAGCACTCCAGTTAGTGCTGGCTGTGTTGTGCTATGTGCTGGACA
It contains:
- the LOC120759626 gene encoding hemoglobin subunit pi, translated to MTLTQAEKAAVVTIWAKVANQADGIGAESLERLFLSYPQTKTYFPHFDLSKGSAQLRGHGSKVMNAIGEAVKHIDNIRGALAKLSELHAYILRVDPVNFKLLSHCILCSVAAHYPSDFTPEVHAAWDKFLSSVSSVLTEKYR